ataaaattaaaaaatatatatatacaatctaGGAATATATACGtgtaataaaagtataaataaaggCAAGCAAACGATTAAGTGATGAAGGAAAGGAAACGCTATTGGTAGAAGCAAGCTGTCACAGAACGCTTTAAAGATAATAGCCCTCTATTTGCTGAGACAGGTAAAATACAGGGgtggtttgatttttctttaaattcttagtGTAAACATTACATATCCTTTTAtgtctgaaatattttgtaagttCTTAAAATTCTGTTGACATTGATCAAAACCATCCGAAAAATATACTTATATGTGAACAAAAAttaggatataaaaaaaaaaattttatagtagGGCAATAGCATTTGGGGTATTTTCCTCgtgttaacattttctttactatcttttacaacaaacatttttttacagCATTTTCAGTTACTGTGGCCGGCACTCACCTGATCACTAAGCAAAAGCTGATTTCCTCCTTGATACAAAGTATCACAAAGCATATCCACATCATTATTCAGTTtggacagaaagaaagaatgttcTTGAATAGATACTGCCAATTGATCTTGTACTAAAGAAACatccttttttaatttctcagcCACTTCTTCCAGGTTTCCATGGgttataaataattcttttttcttattctctccttCTAAAAGTTGATAAAgcctaaaatgtgaaaataaaaattacaggagaaaattctcaaatcagtacaattttcaaaattataagtCACCGTATTGGGCATCTTTGGGGATATGTaacagattaaaaatattaacctggaaaaaaattaatctgctGCTAAATCAAGCAACTAAAAACATTCCAGCTAAAATACTTTCTcattacagggcacctgggtggctcagttggttaagcatctgccttcagttcaggtcatgatcccaaggtcctgggatccagttccacatcaggctccctgctcagcagggagtctgcttctccttctaccccaccccctggctcatgctctctctctctctctctcacgctctcgctctcaaataaataaaatctttaaattatatatgtaagaaaaataaaatagaatactatCTCATTACAGAAATACATATTGTAATTACTGTATCTGCTTCTACTTTCTCATCCCGCAagttttgaatacattttttgaCTTTTAACTGCCATTATCGTATGTTTCAGAGATACTGcccaagaaaacatttctttcacaGAATACAGTATGATATAGTAGAAATAGCAACGAGCTTGAAACAGAAGACCCAGGTCTGAGTTCTGGCTGTCTTCTGAGACCTGGGTCAAGTCAACCTCTGAGACTACATTCTTCATTTCACATACCTATCGTTACAGGATGGTagagaatttaaaagagaaaaactgaaaataaagtataaaatgtaaaaagaaatgaaaacaatgaagagctaaagaaataataaacttgCGACTCCAGTCTTATCCATATTTGATTGTCGAATTAAATTCCTAATGAGCTATGAGGCCACTTTAACACTTCAAGTATTAATGGCAGAAAATCCCttggaacaaatggaaaaatgtgaGGCAGCATTTTCTACACATTTCTGACAAAAagggtttgttctttttcttctatttcaaaaatatatacatttttaattatcttaattattttaacaatttgCAAGAATTCATAAAACTGGTTCAAGTCCAAGGCTGACAATTTTGTTCTTGTGGGACATGACTACACaatttcggggggggggggaaccattcttagctcatgatGTCACTGTCACCCTTTCCATGCCCCTCACctcattaataagaaaaaaaaaggaggggcgtctgtgtggctcagtcggttaagcgtctgcctttggctcaggtcctgatcccagggccctgggatcgagccccgcatcgggctccccgttggactccctgctcagcagggagtctgcttctccctctgcccctccccctgttcgtgctcgctctctccctctctcaaataagtaaaatcttaaaaaacaaaacaaaacaaaaagattagaTGATTTTCCTCTAGCACTAGAGAAAAATCAGGAGCAGGATCCAGATTTCTGAGGCCTTTGACTACTTCAGTCCTCCAATTTTAGTATTCTTATACCATCAACTGCTTAGACATCCAGAAGAGGTTGGGAGCAAGTATTCATTCTCACTGATGCACCTGACAAGAAACACAGTCCGTTTTCCCATCTCTCCGCCCACACCTTCTCTGAATGCAATCAGTTCTCTGCCCAGCAATACCAACTACACACCAAAATGTATTCAAACTCCCTGCAGTTAAAACTCCTGCGTCAATCTCAAAGTATCTAAATAATGGTGCCCAAAGGTGAATAAGACCTTGTATACATTCACTCCACCAACCCATCCACCTCAGCTCTAAAACAGCTACATCCAGATATAACAAGAACGGAAAAGCGAGCAAGATATTCAAAAGGGAAGAGTCATATGCaagaaaagtgaaagaagagaacagagggcCCAAAATAGAGAACAAAGAATGTTTTAAACTTCCACAATATTAGTTCAAACTCTCTACAGtattttacaaaagcaaaaaaaaaaaccaattacTAAAGAAACAAAGATGCATACCTATGGGTAGAAAAGTCCTTGGTATCAATGGTATTCCTCGGATTTATCTGCTGAGATACTGATGGGTCTGTTAGCATTTCTAATCGCTGGTGGAGCATGGTATTACTTTGACTAAGCTCTTGAACCAAATGTTCAAGTTGACGATATATGTCCCGATGCTTTCTCAATTCAATTTCATATGATAATTGTAGAAGTTCAAAAGATGCCTTTTGCTTTATCAACTGATTTAAAACTAACTCTTGTCTTGCTGTATAATAGTCTTGTTTAGCAATCTGTAGATCAAAATCTCCCTTTACAACTGGCATATTCAATAACTGGGCATTCTCTTTTACCACAGCAGGCAAACTTTTATCTTTCATATGAGAGATTTGTTCTTCAAGTTTCAGAATCTCACTACTCAAGTTAGAAATTTTAGCTTCCAAATTATCTTTGCCAAGAGCCTACACAGAAAAAGCAATTACATTTAAAGCCGTTAAGTATAAAGTCGAAAtagttttaaacttatttttactttccGTTTTAGTTTATCAGATCACATGCTAATAAAAACTAATTTCATGTTAACAAAAGCCAAAATCacagtttaaaaaggaaaagagtaggTAAATTGCTGTTTTAACGCTACTACCACCACATATATACAATAATGGCTACCAAGACAGACACCTTGTCATGCTTGTCTTACTTAATAAAAGTCATCAGTGCATTACTAACTGAATGCAAATGTAcactattttaagtttttcttaaaacTACAATAGTCCCAGTAGCCGTGCTCCTAGTCTGTCAGCGGATTTTAGCACTGGCAAAGAGTGACGAACTTCATACATTATTCCCAAGTTTGTGTCAGTTATACGAGCTCACTTGGTGCTGATACTCAGTTTCAGCTGTATCTTCACTCAATTACGTAGTGGTTCTATTACCAAGACTCCAAGCTTTCCAAGAGTGCAGACAGATATGGGCACTACATCTGTACATTCTCAACAAAAAAATCAGGGTTTCCGTCCATTGAACTGGGTCCCTGACTTCATTAGCACCAAACAAGGCAGAACACCCGTAACAAAGCAACAAGTCTCTTTACCCATACATCATAAAAGAGGGAATTTCAGTGTCCTCTGAGTCTGAACCAACATGAATTTCAACTTCAGAAAAAgtacttttgtttaaaattagcTAATGTGATTGGgttataattactatttttgcCCTCTACTGATACGAAGATCTATTTGTATGAAACACTGAAATACATCAAAACTAAGCAATGAATAAACAGAAGATAAGAAAATGTAACTTATGTTACACTGTTACAAATGTACTTGTTTCGACCCCCTTTCcgaaatattttaacatatcttCGATTATAAACAATGATTACTGTACGAATCCAGTCTCGTCTCATATTTACCTTGCTAGTGAGGCTATGAAGATTCTCCTCTGCCCACTGTATACTTGACTTCATGCTCAAATTACTTGCTTTCAAGTGAATTAACTCATGTTGAGCACAAACGTAGGCTAGCTGCAGCCTAGCCATCTCTAGCCATCTCTTCTCAAGGATTTCTTGATTATCACAAATAGATGGTGCTTGTATatctaaaagttgaaaattttcttcttttgaactTTCAACTACTTCATGTATACCCGGAAAGAACTGTTTTTTGGTATATAAAGTTAATGCTGCTGTGCTTTGCTCTTCCTGGcttagatatttttccaaggaaaactGAGATAAAAACACCAGTGGATTCGTCCTTTGATCCAAATTAGAATGTCTGAAGAACATCATCAATTTAGCAACTCCATCAGTAAGAGCCTGAAGTTCATTATTTATCTTGGTATTCATAGCATTTAGAATCCCTTGACTCTGCTTCAGCCTTTTAGCGGCCGCTTCTTCTTTAGCATTTAACCTCAGAGATTTGTGGCTTGTTACTGAAGCCATCAACTGGCATTTATTACGTCGCTGAATTTTTAGGTTCTTCAATTTCTGCAGAGTTTGAACCTCAATCTCTAATTTCTCTAGCTCTTTGTCATCCAAGATACATGTCTTCAAATCAGAAGTTTTACAGGTTTTAAGAACTTCATCCAATGCTGCTCCTTCTAGGATAGGCTTGCCGGATTTTTGAAGAATGCTAAAAGCTTCCAATTCTTCTTCAGACAATACATTCTGTTCATTCACATTCCCACAAAACCACTTCAGAAATGATTCATCTTCAACAGTCTCAAACAACCAGTCAAAATCTTCCCCATTAAGAGTATC
The sequence above is a segment of the Zalophus californianus isolate mZalCal1 chromosome 2, mZalCal1.pri.v2, whole genome shotgun sequence genome. Coding sequences within it:
- the HAUS3 gene encoding HAUS augmin-like complex subunit 3, whose amino-acid sequence is MSCGKEFVETLKKVNYPKADTLNGEDFDWLFETVEDESFLKWFCGNVNEQNVLSEEELEAFSILQKSGKPILEGAALDEVLKTCKTSDLKTCILDDKELEKLEIEVQTLQKLKNLKIQRRNKCQLMASVTSHKSLRLNAKEEAAAKRLKQSQGILNAMNTKINNELQALTDGVAKLMMFFRHSNLDQRTNPLVFLSQFSLEKYLSQEEQSTAALTLYTKKQFFPGIHEVVESSKEENFQLLDIQAPSICDNQEILEKRWLEMARLQLAYVCAQHELIHLKASNLSMKSSIQWAEENLHSLTSKALGKDNLEAKISNLSSEILKLEEQISHMKDKSLPAVVKENAQLLNMPVVKGDFDLQIAKQDYYTARQELVLNQLIKQKASFELLQLSYEIELRKHRDIYRQLEHLVQELSQSNTMLHQRLEMLTDPSVSQQINPRNTIDTKDFSTHRLYQLLEGENKKKELFITHGNLEEVAEKLKKDVSLVQDQLAVSIQEHSFFLSKLNNDVDMLCDTLYQGGNQLLLSDQELTEQLHQVESQLNKLNHLLSDILADVKTKRKILASNKLHQVERELYVYFLKDEDYLKDIVENLENQSKIKAVGLED